In Risungbinella massiliensis, a single window of DNA contains:
- a CDS encoding FMN-dependent NADH-azoreductase: protein MGKVLYIVANPKGMDESYSQRVGRAFLKSYQWYRPSDEIVMLDLYNMDIPYIDQKVFGAWDKLVKNQLLTEEEMDLVDYIDDMIEEFVAAERYIIVCPMWNSLFPAKLKAYLDIVCFAGRKYQNHENGMIDILNGKKTLFIQARGGEYKTPEMRVLDFATPFMKTIFHSLGLTDFRAIHVEGMLQKPHMAKAIERAAIYQAREYAAWFAGNRVSQT from the coding sequence TTGGGAAAAGTTCTATATATCGTAGCCAATCCAAAAGGAATGGATGAATCTTACAGTCAGCGTGTAGGAAGAGCCTTTTTAAAATCGTACCAATGGTATAGACCATCAGATGAAATTGTCATGTTGGACTTATACAATATGGATATTCCTTATATTGATCAAAAAGTATTTGGAGCCTGGGATAAGCTTGTAAAAAATCAATTATTAACAGAAGAAGAGATGGACCTAGTAGATTATATTGATGATATGATTGAAGAGTTTGTTGCTGCTGAACGTTACATTATCGTTTGCCCAATGTGGAACAGTCTATTTCCAGCAAAATTAAAAGCTTATTTGGATATTGTTTGCTTTGCTGGAAGAAAGTATCAGAATCATGAAAACGGGATGATTGATATCCTGAATGGTAAAAAGACGTTATTTATTCAAGCGCGTGGTGGAGAATACAAAACCCCTGAAATGCGGGTACTAGATTTTGCTACCCCATTCATGAAAACGATCTTTCATTCACTTGGTTTGACCGATTTTCGAGCTATTCATGTAGAAGGAATGCTACAAAAGCCTCATATGGCAAAGGCGATTGAACGAGCAGCAATCTATCAAGCAAGAGAATATGCAGCGTGGTTTGCTGGAAATAGAGTAAGTCAAACCTAA
- a CDS encoding nickel-dependent hydrogenase large subunit — MSKRIVINPLTRISGFMEIDVIVEQNNVVDVKTKGNLFRGFEQMLVGRSPFDAVYFTQRICGICSAAHSMASSLALEDALNIEPMEQGRYLRDIVHCCEFLQNHTRHFYQYTVPDFVKIEQNSLLQSDHDDFRLPKAINDRIAQHYFESLTISRLAHQMLAVLGGKAPHNHGVFVGGITTQATAEKVTHLDSILQKIIKFIDEKMIPDVYDIARYYPDYYRLGSGYGNLLTYGAFNDYKELGTLYVDPLVSTTDETKEFDERKIQERLDYSWYKAKETVYRPEEIVPEPDMTKDKAYSWVKAPRYDNLPFEVGPLARLILSGEYNKGISAMDRTIARVLEVKKITNIMKILLQEIIPEIDVQKKYELPEIATGRGLVDTTRGALGHWLKIKDKKISFYQIITPSTWDFSTRDDNGYRGVAEEALIGTPIANPEKPAELGRILRSFDPCMSCATHVYQSGKQVKTIKVF, encoded by the coding sequence ATGAGTAAAAGGATTGTTATTAATCCCTTGACACGAATTAGTGGATTTATGGAGATTGATGTAATTGTCGAGCAAAATAATGTAGTGGATGTGAAAACAAAAGGGAATTTATTTCGCGGCTTTGAACAGATGTTAGTTGGTCGAAGTCCGTTTGATGCGGTTTATTTCACACAACGAATATGTGGCATTTGTTCAGCAGCACATTCTATGGCTTCATCGCTAGCTTTGGAAGATGCTTTGAACATCGAACCAATGGAACAAGGAAGGTATTTAAGAGATATTGTTCACTGTTGTGAATTTCTACAAAATCATACTCGTCATTTCTATCAATACACGGTTCCTGATTTTGTGAAGATAGAACAAAATAGTCTTTTGCAATCTGATCATGATGATTTTAGATTACCAAAAGCAATCAATGACAGGATTGCACAACACTATTTTGAATCCCTGACAATAAGTCGGTTAGCCCATCAAATGCTAGCAGTGTTAGGTGGTAAGGCTCCGCATAATCATGGGGTATTTGTTGGCGGGATAACTACTCAAGCAACGGCAGAAAAGGTTACTCATCTCGATTCTATTCTACAAAAAATCATAAAATTTATTGATGAAAAAATGATTCCAGATGTATATGATATTGCTCGCTATTATCCAGATTATTATCGATTAGGTAGCGGTTATGGAAACCTTTTGACATATGGGGCTTTCAACGATTATAAAGAGCTTGGCACATTATATGTTGATCCGCTTGTTTCAACAACTGATGAAACGAAAGAATTTGATGAAAGGAAGATTCAGGAGAGACTAGACTACTCATGGTATAAAGCAAAAGAAACCGTATATAGACCGGAAGAAATAGTTCCAGAACCCGATATGACGAAAGATAAAGCGTACTCTTGGGTGAAAGCGCCAAGATACGATAATCTTCCATTTGAGGTTGGGCCACTAGCGAGATTAATTTTAAGTGGAGAGTATAACAAAGGAATCTCAGCAATGGATCGTACCATTGCAAGAGTTCTAGAGGTGAAAAAAATTACGAACATTATGAAAATATTATTGCAAGAAATTATTCCTGAAATAGATGTACAAAAAAAATATGAGTTACCAGAGATAGCAACTGGTAGGGGATTAGTTGATACAACTAGAGGTGCATTAGGACATTGGTTAAAAATTAAAGATAAAAAAATATCATTCTATCAAATTATCACTCCGTCAACCTGGGACTTTTCCACTAGGGATGACAATGGATATAGAGGTGTTGCAGAAGAAGCTTTAATTGGCACACCAATTGCGAACCCAGAGAAACCTGCTGAGCTTGGAAGAATTCTTCGCTCCTTTGACCCATGTATGTCTTGTGCAACTCATGTATATCAATCAGGAAAACAAGTAAAAACAATTAAGGTGTTTTAA
- a CDS encoding prohibitin family protein: MNQSRLTKYRLSLPAGRGIWIIVGVVLVLLCVLSTTIVEPGYKGVVFSLNGGLKKEVLDQGLNIHAPSPFNKVYQYPVSTETVYMTKTAESNHSFDVNTADGKSVNVDVVYSYHMEANKLPHIFTKFRRQSHDQIEDTYLKTQIKTVMQEVTTSYSVLGVYTEHRSEVTKKIFEKLHSTLAKDGIILENFAMSDVRPDANTLKSIQSIADAQNRQEFLKREEQNKRQEAINNKIEAEGKKEVSIINADAQAEANRRLESSLTPKLVQYEWIKKWDGKLPAVQGGNNQLIQIPADLTEKK, translated from the coding sequence TTGAACCAATCACGACTGACAAAGTATCGACTTTCTCTTCCAGCAGGGAGGGGCATCTGGATTATAGTAGGAGTTGTTTTGGTTCTCTTGTGTGTCTTATCTACTACGATAGTCGAACCCGGTTATAAAGGGGTAGTCTTTAGCTTAAATGGTGGACTAAAAAAAGAGGTTCTTGATCAAGGACTAAATATTCATGCACCTAGCCCGTTTAATAAAGTTTATCAATATCCGGTCTCTACCGAAACGGTATATATGACAAAAACCGCAGAAAGTAATCATTCCTTTGATGTAAATACCGCAGATGGAAAGTCTGTTAACGTGGATGTGGTATATTCCTATCATATGGAAGCCAATAAACTTCCTCATATTTTTACCAAGTTTCGTCGACAAAGCCACGATCAAATCGAAGATACTTATTTGAAAACACAGATCAAAACGGTGATGCAAGAAGTGACTACTAGTTACTCTGTTTTGGGTGTGTATACAGAACATCGCTCTGAAGTAACGAAAAAGATTTTCGAAAAGCTTCACAGCACACTAGCAAAAGACGGGATCATCTTAGAAAATTTTGCAATGTCGGATGTACGACCAGATGCCAATACATTAAAATCTATCCAATCGATTGCAGATGCTCAAAACCGGCAAGAGTTTCTAAAACGGGAAGAACAAAATAAACGCCAAGAAGCGATTAATAATAAGATCGAAGCCGAAGGAAAAAAAGAAGTATCGATCATCAATGCTGATGCTCAAGCAGAAGCAAACCGTCGCTTGGAGTCCTCGCTTACTCCAAAGCTAGTCCAGTATGAATGGATCAAGAAATGGGATGGAAAATTACCAGCTGTACAGGGTGGCAATAATCAACTTATCCAGATCCCAGCTGATCTAACAGAGAAGAAATAA
- the guaA gene encoding glutamine-hydrolyzing GMP synthase, translated as MDKPLEKVVVLDFGGQYNQLIARRIRDLGVFSELLPNSTTAEKLKEMAPKGIVFSGGPNSVYEDGAPKCDPAIFDLGIPILGICYGMQMITHHFGGKVERASKREYGRAELDVVSDSPLYTGLDRKQTVWMSHSDVLVAPPEGFQVDGITESAPIAAMSDTKRQIYAVQFHLEVQHSLQGNEMLRNFLFDVCKCEGNWSMETFIEDAVREIQERVGDKRVLCALSGGVDSSVVAAIIHKAIGDQLTCMFVDHGLLRKGEAEGVEKTFGEHFHMNFVKIDAKERFLSKLAGVTDPEEKRKIIGNEFIRVFEEESANIGEHDFLGQGTLYTDIVESGTDTAHTIKSHHNVGGLPEDMKMQLIEPLNTLFKDEVRKVGEELGLPAEIVWRQPFPGPGLGIRVIGEVTEEKLQIVRESDAILREEIAKAGLDREIWQYFTALPDFKSVGVMGDVRTYAYTVGIRAVTSIDGMTADWARIPYDILEKISVRIVNEVDNVNRVVYDVTSKPPSTIEWE; from the coding sequence TTGGACAAACCATTAGAGAAAGTGGTTGTATTAGACTTTGGTGGTCAATACAATCAATTAATTGCACGTCGTATCCGTGATTTAGGTGTGTTTAGTGAGCTGTTGCCAAACTCGACTACTGCTGAAAAATTAAAAGAGATGGCACCAAAAGGGATTGTGTTTTCCGGTGGCCCAAATAGTGTCTACGAAGATGGAGCTCCAAAATGCGATCCAGCTATTTTTGATTTGGGGATTCCAATTCTAGGAATTTGTTATGGAATGCAGATGATTACTCACCATTTTGGTGGGAAAGTGGAGCGGGCATCAAAGCGTGAATATGGTCGTGCTGAGTTAGATGTTGTGAGCGATTCTCCATTATATACAGGTTTAGATCGGAAACAAACTGTTTGGATGAGCCATAGCGATGTTCTTGTTGCACCTCCAGAAGGATTCCAAGTAGATGGTATCACCGAATCAGCTCCAATTGCCGCAATGAGCGACACAAAGCGTCAAATCTATGCAGTACAGTTCCATTTGGAAGTACAACATTCTCTACAAGGAAACGAAATGTTACGCAATTTTCTCTTTGATGTGTGTAAGTGTGAAGGGAATTGGTCTATGGAAACCTTCATTGAAGACGCAGTCAGAGAGATCCAAGAGCGTGTAGGTGACAAACGTGTTCTATGTGCACTTAGTGGTGGAGTAGATTCATCTGTTGTAGCTGCCATTATTCACAAAGCGATTGGTGATCAATTAACTTGTATGTTTGTAGATCATGGTCTTCTTCGTAAAGGCGAAGCAGAAGGCGTAGAAAAAACGTTTGGCGAGCATTTCCACATGAACTTTGTGAAGATAGATGCTAAAGAACGGTTCTTATCCAAACTGGCTGGAGTAACAGATCCAGAGGAAAAACGAAAAATTATTGGAAACGAATTTATCCGGGTATTTGAAGAAGAGTCTGCGAATATTGGTGAACATGATTTCCTCGGACAAGGGACACTGTATACCGATATTGTAGAATCAGGTACGGATACAGCTCATACCATCAAATCGCATCACAATGTGGGTGGCTTGCCTGAAGATATGAAGATGCAATTGATTGAACCGCTAAACACCCTTTTCAAAGATGAAGTTCGAAAAGTAGGAGAAGAGTTAGGGTTACCAGCAGAAATTGTATGGCGTCAACCTTTCCCAGGCCCAGGTCTTGGAATTCGGGTAATTGGAGAAGTAACGGAAGAGAAACTTCAAATTGTACGGGAATCGGATGCTATTTTACGTGAAGAAATTGCGAAAGCTGGTCTAGATCGCGAAATCTGGCAATACTTCACTGCTCTACCCGACTTTAAAAGTGTTGGAGTAATGGGTGACGTACGTACTTATGCATACACAGTAGGCATTCGTGCAGTAACTTCTATCGACGGAATGACTGCAGATTGGGCTCGAATCCCATATGATATATTAGAAAAGATTTCTGTTCGAATTGTAAACGAGGTGGACAATGTTAACCGTGTTGTCTACGATGTAACCTCTAAACCACCATCTACTATTGAATGGGAATAA
- a CDS encoding peptidase MA family metallohydrolase — protein MFKLLCLMTLIFQMVQTDPVSYSNETAIQKLLDKQSAYLIQKDLSGYLRTIHSDDGAYYYEQLRWLQDVDQYIDPASFQQKVVSLKKQNNIQVAEIEQIYSIKKKRYTAKKEIRINQSQHGWSIEEHFPYFLEKESIKVYYMNPNHHEKATSSLKIAQLTAKQFQQKYNWRPKQTIVKLYDRPEVFRTSVKFTLPQWAAGWHEHKESIKLIGSYDPKFLQNAIAHEMTHQMVSDLTGDNASYWLQEGAAMTYETELSQTKQTMDLPRELRFKVTELGEKDLESLPDQEAWRYYLSSKVLFEFLLDQYGQSKMEKLLIELAKSPERDGDSRSKRVENHIVTLNAIKKVYGMSEKDLNEGYLLYHGQ, from the coding sequence ATGTTCAAACTTCTATGCTTAATGACTTTGATCTTTCAAATGGTGCAAACGGATCCTGTAAGTTATTCCAATGAAACAGCAATACAGAAATTGCTTGATAAGCAAAGTGCCTATCTTATTCAAAAAGACTTATCTGGATATTTACGTACCATCCATTCTGATGATGGTGCTTATTATTATGAGCAATTACGATGGTTACAGGATGTAGATCAATATATAGACCCTGCATCGTTTCAACAAAAAGTAGTTTCATTAAAGAAGCAGAACAATATACAAGTAGCAGAGATTGAACAAATCTACTCTATTAAGAAGAAAAGATATACTGCCAAGAAAGAGATTCGTATTAATCAAAGCCAACATGGATGGTCGATAGAAGAACACTTTCCTTATTTTCTAGAAAAAGAATCGATCAAAGTTTATTATATGAATCCCAATCACCATGAGAAAGCGACCTCAAGCTTGAAAATTGCTCAACTAACCGCAAAGCAGTTTCAGCAGAAATATAATTGGAGACCAAAACAAACAATTGTGAAGCTCTATGATCGACCGGAAGTATTTCGTACTTCTGTCAAATTTACTCTTCCACAATGGGCTGCTGGTTGGCATGAGCATAAAGAGTCCATTAAATTGATTGGTAGTTATGACCCAAAATTTTTACAGAATGCAATTGCTCATGAAATGACTCATCAAATGGTTAGTGATCTTACTGGCGACAATGCATCTTATTGGTTGCAAGAAGGTGCAGCAATGACCTACGAAACTGAGCTAAGTCAAACAAAACAAACTATGGACTTACCTCGAGAACTTCGATTTAAAGTGACAGAGCTTGGAGAAAAGGATCTAGAGTCATTGCCAGACCAAGAAGCTTGGCGATATTATTTGAGTTCAAAAGTACTCTTCGAATTCCTACTGGATCAATATGGACAGTCCAAAATGGAAAAACTTTTGATAGAACTTGCAAAGTCTCCAGAACGCGATGGAGATAGTCGATCGAAAAGAGTAGAGAATCATATTGTTACGTTAAATGCGATTAAGAAAGTATATGGTATGTCGGAAAAGGATTTGAATGAAGGGTATTTGTTGTATCACGGTCAGTAA
- a CDS encoding hydrogenase maturation protease, with product MGKIIVLGIGNQLMMDDGIGIYLVEELARHNDQLNVHYLIGESDIDYCLNQIEGASFVIILDAVYSGQNFGEVSVFPLTDLHEYQTLDISPHNLHLFHVLYHKKETLKGYLIGVEPYEIRFHIGLSDILTAKWSIILLKVKKTIEELIAKEQVE from the coding sequence ATGGGGAAAATAATAGTATTAGGGATCGGAAACCAATTGATGATGGATGATGGAATTGGAATTTATCTTGTTGAGGAACTTGCTAGGCATAATGATCAACTCAACGTTCATTATTTAATAGGAGAATCTGATATTGATTATTGTCTGAATCAGATTGAAGGAGCTAGTTTTGTTATTATTCTTGATGCTGTGTATTCAGGTCAAAATTTTGGAGAAGTATCTGTTTTTCCTTTGACCGATTTACATGAATATCAAACACTTGATATCTCACCTCATAATCTTCACTTGTTTCATGTACTGTATCACAAAAAAGAGACACTAAAAGGCTATCTCATTGGAGTGGAACCTTATGAAATAAGATTTCATATTGGATTAAGTGATATTTTGACGGCAAAATGGAGTATAATCCTACTAAAAGTAAAAAAGACGATTGAGGAATTAATTGCAAAAGAACAGGTAGAATGA
- a CDS encoding phosphotransferase enzyme family protein — MWKTEILEEAVLRFQGDPASISLLGGLHQNVYEYERNGEASILKLIPFATKDRNLVYSELQWIAFLRKNGLQVPTPMLSKRGSTIEVINRLPVPCCVISFPKSEGKLLHEHIETYWNPNFFKKWGQTMGKLHSLTPKFQKANTDLIFEEWNEGEVFYRDFSFIDPAIVEVWVKCINKVPHFEKTEESYGIIHNSFHHENFFITSAGDLLLFNLNHCKHHYFTYDIGTALFHSLKLVEQHEQPDFVKMFLSSFAEGYQQEKSLVRDWEEQVFFFTMYRQLMVNLKQAIFLQGGVLTKEQREELLAQKRNLLPGDYVLYWQKILQLR, encoded by the coding sequence ATGTGGAAAACCGAAATTTTAGAAGAAGCCGTTCTTCGATTTCAAGGAGATCCTGCATCGATCTCTCTTTTAGGTGGATTACATCAAAATGTATATGAATATGAACGAAACGGTGAAGCATCCATCCTCAAACTAATCCCATTTGCAACAAAGGATCGAAATCTAGTCTATAGCGAATTACAATGGATTGCCTTCTTACGTAAAAATGGACTACAAGTCCCTACCCCCATGTTATCGAAACGCGGTAGCACCATTGAAGTAATTAACCGACTGCCCGTTCCTTGCTGTGTTATTTCGTTTCCTAAGTCAGAAGGGAAACTATTACATGAACATATAGAAACATATTGGAACCCTAACTTTTTTAAAAAATGGGGACAAACCATGGGCAAACTCCATTCGCTTACTCCAAAGTTCCAAAAAGCAAATACAGACCTTATCTTCGAAGAGTGGAATGAAGGCGAGGTCTTCTATCGCGACTTTTCTTTTATTGACCCAGCAATCGTTGAAGTTTGGGTAAAATGCATTAATAAGGTTCCGCATTTTGAGAAAACCGAGGAGAGCTATGGAATAATTCATAATAGCTTTCATCATGAGAACTTTTTTATAACCTCTGCCGGAGACTTACTATTATTTAATCTAAATCACTGTAAACATCATTACTTTACCTATGACATTGGAACTGCCCTGTTTCACTCTCTAAAATTGGTCGAACAACACGAGCAGCCTGATTTTGTAAAAATGTTTTTAAGCTCGTTTGCTGAAGGCTATCAACAAGAAAAAAGCCTAGTAAGGGATTGGGAAGAACAAGTTTTCTTTTTTACCATGTATCGTCAACTTATGGTCAATCTCAAACAAGCAATCTTCTTACAGGGCGGTGTATTAACAAAGGAACAACGCGAAGAACTATTAGCACAGAAGCGAAACCTTTTACCAGGTGATTATGTATTGTACTGGCAGAAAATATTACAGTTACGCTAA